A stretch of Bradyrhizobium sp. CCBAU 53338 DNA encodes these proteins:
- a CDS encoding GNAT family N-acetyltransferase has translation MALFRLPSSGPAALAPRGNGLLLRAPQMSDFLQWAHLRESSRDYLTPWEPIWPSDDLTRSGFRRRLRRYSEDIAADRSYPFLIFRELDGAMVGGITLANVRRGIVQAGTIGYWVGQPHAHRGYMTAALRVLLPTLFGELNLHRVEAACIPTNAPSIRVLEKCGFSREGLARRYLCINGVWQDHLLFGMLHEDFRG, from the coding sequence ATGGCCCTGTTTCGACTGCCATCCAGTGGACCTGCTGCTCTCGCCCCCCGCGGCAACGGCCTGCTGCTGCGCGCGCCGCAGATGTCGGACTTCTTGCAGTGGGCGCATCTGCGCGAGAGCAGCCGCGATTATTTGACGCCCTGGGAGCCGATCTGGCCGTCGGACGATCTGACCCGGTCCGGCTTCCGCCGCCGCCTGCGCCGCTATTCCGAGGATATCGCCGCGGACCGTTCCTATCCCTTCCTGATCTTCCGCGAGCTCGACGGCGCCATGGTCGGCGGCATCACCCTGGCCAATGTCCGGCGCGGCATCGTCCAGGCCGGCACCATCGGCTATTGGGTCGGACAGCCCCACGCCCATCGCGGCTACATGACGGCGGCGCTGCGGGTGCTGCTGCCGACGCTGTTCGGCGAGCTCAACCTGCACCGGGTCGAGGCCGCCTGCATCCCCACCAATGCGCCGTCGATCCGGGTGCTGGAGAAATGCGGCTTCTCCCGCGAGGGCCTGGCGCGCCGCTATCTCTGCATCAACGGGGTCTGGCAGGACCATCTGCTGTTCGGCATGCTGCATGAGGATTTTCGCGGCTGA